The genome window GATCATCATAATTCTGGAGGCCGAAGGTTTCAGAACCATTAGGATCGGTACGCTTGTTGCGGTAGATGCCGAATGGAGAAACACCAAACTTGACCCAAGGCTTAACGGCATGAATGGATTCGCTGAGCTGCTTTACAAACCGGCTCACGTTATCACGGCGCCAATCACCTATGTTTCGCATGCCGCGCGACTGCTGGCGGAAGAGCTGCTGATCAGGAATCTGACGTCCGGCCTCTGGATATGGATAGAAATAATCATCAATATGGAATCCATCAACATCATATCGGCTTACAATGTCCACAGCCACCTCGCAAATATAGTCGGCTGCAGCCTGCAACCCAGGGTTCAACAGCGTCAGCTTGCCATACTGAAAACAGAGATCAGGACGCCTCTTCACGATATTCTTCGGCGAAACCTGCTCATAGGAAGTTACGCTATGCTTGGCACGATAAGGATTAATCCAGGCATGAAGCTCCATGCCACGATTATGACACTGCTCTATCATCCACTGCAACGGATCCCAATAAGGAGAAGGAGCCTTTCCCTGCACCCCCGTAAGAAACTTGCTCCAAGGCTCTAAATCACTCTTATACAGAGCATCACACTCGGCTCGAACCTGAAAGATTATCGCATTCACGCCATCCTTCTGCAGTTCATCAAGCTGTCTGGTAAGCATCGCCTGGATCTGCTGCGTACTCTTGCCAAGATACTGTCCGTTAACACACTGTATCCAGGCTCCACGAAACTCTCGTTTGTTCTGAGCCATCATTGTTGCCGACGACATCAGCATCATTGCAACAACGAGCATCAAAATCGCTTTCAGTCTTTTCATCTGTTATCTGTTATTTATCAATTTCATTTTTTCCTTTTCATTCTACAGTTTGTTCTTCATCCCTCAGCTTCGGGAGTGAAATATGGTATCTTACAGCCAGCAATCGGATGGCGCAAACCACACAGAAAGCTACAATTACCGTAATATAGAGACTCACACCCAGATAGCTCAATCCCCAATAAGCCAAACCACCGGCGACACAAGCCATCGCATAAATCTCCTTTCGGAAGATGACCGGCTCTTCATTAAGAAGCACATCGCGGATAACACCGCCTGCAGCACCCGTGATACAGCCCATGATGATGGCTACCCAAAAAGAGAAACCACATTCGAGCGACTTCTGGATGCCCGCAATATTGAAAAGCGCCAAGCCCAAGGTATCAAACAGAAACCAGGTATTGTCAAGACGCTTAAGATAGCGGTGGCAAGCAATCACTACCAACTGCGCAAACAGTGTACAAATCAGGTAGATAGGACTCAACATCCAAAACGGACGCACACCAAGCATCACATCTCGTATGGTTCCACCACCTATGGCTACAGCCACACCACAAACAAAACCGCCCAGCCAATCATAGTGCTTACTTGCAGCCAGACGAATGCCCGAAAGGGCAAAAGCAAATGTACCGATGAATTCTATCACACTATGAAGCGTGAGCACGAATTCTGGATCGCCATGTATCATCATTTTCTCGTATCAGTTAGTTGCTCTAAATATCAATTTCTAATTATCTATATATCTATTCTAAATCACTAATTCTTGAATCTTTCTCCCCAGCAGGTAACCATCCAGTTGTAGAGGCGCTCCTCGGAAGGCGAATGCTGCGCATGCCAGAAGCGGGCATCCTTCAGTTCGTCTGGCAGATACTGCTGCTCAGTGAAATGTCCAGGATAATCGTGAGGATACTTATATCCGTCATGATAGCCCAAATCTTTCATCAGTTTGGTAGGAGCATTGCGGATGTGCAGCGGAACAGGCAGATTACCCGTTTGACGTACAGTAGCCAACGCATCATTAATGCCCAGATAAGCACTGTTGCTCTTCGGACTCGTGGCCAGATACACCACAGCCTCAGCAAGGGCGATACGCGCTTCGGGCCACCCTATCTTCATCACCGTATCGAAGGCTGCATTGGCAAGCAGGAGTGCATTCGGATTGGCAAGTCCCACATCCTCAGAGGCACTAATCACAACCCTACGGGCTATAAACTGCGGGTCTTCTCCTCCTTCTATCATCCTCGCCATCCAATAGAGCGCAGCATCGGGATCGCTTCCGCGAATACTCTTGATAAAGGCTGAGATAATATCATAATGCATATCACCCTGTTTATCGTAAGCCAGCGGATTCTGTTGCAACTGCTCTTCTACCATCTTGTCGGTAATCACAATCTCTGAAGATCCGGCAGATTCTACCACCAGTTCCAGAATATTGAGCAGTTTTCGGGCATCTCCACCACTATATCGCAGCAGCGCGCCCGTCTCTTCCAACTTAATATTCTTTTCTCTGAGTTCTACATCCTGCGTAATGGCACGATGCAGAAGCCCTTCAAGATCAGCCTTTTCAAGCGGTTTGAGCACATAGAGCTGACATCTGGACAACAGCGGCCGAATCACCTCGAATGAAGGATTCTCGGTGGTAGCACCTATCAGCGTAACAATACCCTTCTCTACCGCACCCAAAAGCGAATCCTGCTGACTCTTGGAGAAACGGTGAATCTCATCAATAAACAATATAGGAGAAGCCGAATTAAAGAATCTACCACTTTTTGCTCTTTCTATCACCTCGCGGACATCCTTTACGCCACTGGTCACCGCAGAGAGGGTGAAGAACGGCACCTTGATAGTATGTGCCACGATTTGAGCAAGGGTAGTCTTGCCCACTCCAGGGGGTCCCCAGAGGATAAAAGAGGATATGCGCCCTGCGTCAATCATCTTGCGCAGCACGGCCCCCTCACCTACCAAATGCTGCTGTCCTACATAGTCAGCAAGCGTGTGAGGTCTCATTCTTTCAGCTAACGGTTCACTCATAGTACGTGCAAAGGTAATGAAAAAAATCGAATTCCAAATAAAAAAGTGACCAAAAACACAAAAAAACAGCAAGAAAATTTGGATATATAAAAAGAAGTACTTACTTTTGCACACACAAACATAATTGAAGATGAATAAAGATAAAATATTAACACTGAAGAATGTTACTAAAAGTAGCATTTGGGAATTGCAGGAGAACGATGTGTTCCGTCTTTGGGAAGCAGCAGAAAAGGATGCTGACCTCAAGGATTACCAGAACAAGTATATCGCAGTGATCCGCAGTGCATTCGAAATGGAACCAGTGACGGTAGACCGTCCTGAAGTGATTGACAAACTGATGGCACGCGGCTTTAAGATTGGCACTTTCCGTATCAACGACAAGAAAGAAAAGTATGCCATCAAAAAGCGCCCTATCATGCGTGTTACAGATCTTACTTACGAAAATGTAAGTCACATCACCGCCAATAAGCTCATCGAACTCTTGGAGCGCAACTTTGGTGGTGGCTGGGAGAGTCTGCCTCAGAGCATCCAGGACATCATCGAAAGTAATTTCGACATCAGCACAACTACTCTTCCTGCTGACCGCCTGAAAAAGCCGGGTGGTCTGTACGAGAAAAAGCTCGCTGATGACTACGAAGTGCTCGTGGTACCAAAAGGTTCTTGGGTAGAAGCTATCTTTGCCAAGGAGAAGCCAAAGGTAGAAAAGGTTCGCATGAGATTCGAAGATGAGAATGATTTGAAACGCAACGACGACCTGCTCGACCCAGACGAGGATGAAGACGAGGATGCACCAGAAATCGAGGATCACTACAACGATCCAGATGAGGATGACGATGCATTCGATGACGACAAGCTTACTGAGGAAAGCTACCGTACTACCTTCGAAGACCCGGAGAACCTCGGTCTTGATGATGCAGAAGACGTAGCCGACGATGATTATTAATTCAGTTTATACATTATTATAATATAAAGAGAAATGAACGCATTAATTGGATTTGTTGCATTGATCGCTGTGGGCCTCGTAGGTTGGGCGATTGCAGAATTTAAGTACAAGGCTTTCACTTTCACCCGTTCAGAAAAGGACATCGAGGAAGAGAAAGAGCTTGAAGAGCAGAAACGCGCAGAGGGTTTCAAGGAGATGAATATCCGCGACATCATGCGCAAAAACTCAACCAATGGTTATAACGCCGTAGGTTAGTATTATGTTAATTTACCTATGCTTATGATACAGTATATCATCATAGCAATCATATTGGCGGCATGCATCACGTATGCCGCCATTTGTATCTACCGCTCCATCAAACAAGCACGAGAGTGTAAAAACTATCAATGTTCAGGTTGCCCGTTCGTTGAAAAATGCCAAAAGAACAAAAAGAAAGAGGCTACTCAGCGGAAAGAACAAGAGCAGTTCTCATAAAAGAGCTGCTAAAACTACTTTTACTGTCATGCAGCGAGGAAACCAGACAAAAATTAAAGCATTTCAGAACCCGTTCATTATGAGCAAGATACAAAGAAAGTGATTGTTTTAATTAAAAAAGTTGCATAAAAATTTGGTAGAACCAATAAAAAGTAGTACCTTTGCACTCGCAAATCAGAAATGATTGTTCTACACAAGGTGTCTTAACCGAGCGGTTAGGTAACGGTCTGCAAAACCGTGTAGAGCGGTTCGACTCCGCTAGACACCTCATAAAAAAGGAAGTTCTTCAATAAGGACTTCCTTTTTTCATATCTACTCTCCCCCATTTTCATTCCTCATTTCTAGGTATTCATCAAAACCCCCATTTTTAGGTATTGCACAATTATAAAAATCTTCGTACCTTTGCAACCGTAAATGATAAACATCAGAACTGAGGTTATCCTACGAGTAGGAATTGCCCCTTGCCAAAAGCAATTCTGGTGAACGTTTGAAACTTTTAGATAATTGAGACAAAGATAGAAATTAAAATCTTGTTCGCTAATAGAAATAATTCATAATGTTTTTGTATAATATGAAAAGGGGTGCTTGTGAAAGTACCCCTTTTATGTATAGGTTTACTACATGGCGATGCATTTTGTTCTATGTCACGACGCACAGACTTCTACATCGCCATGTAATTTCAAAGATATCGGGAGTTTTAAAAAAGCCTGTTACTATTTGATTTTAGCACCAAATGACTTGACAAACTTAATCTTCTTGCCTTTTGCGATGATTGGCTTCTTCCATTCACCACCCAAAACACGGACAACAGCCTTCTTGCCTACAGGAACCGCATCTACAGCCTTCTGCAAATCCATGAAATTGCCTCGACCTTCTGCAGAGACTACATAATCATAATGGCAGACATGAGACTTCAGCGCTGGCACCTGCTCAGCTACAGCATCAGCAAGCGCACCGGCAACCACACGTGCACCATATACATTATAATGGGTATTATCTTTCTTACCCTTAGGAACCTGCGGATTCTCGCCAGGCATAAACCACATATGTAATTTGCGGCTGCCTTCAATACCCATGCCCGTTTCTATATCGTGGGTAATCTTAGTAGCATCAACAAACGGAACATTCAGCTGCTTTGCTACATTGCGGGGAGCTATCACATAAGCTCCATGGGTATCGATAAGCGTATCACTATTAATCTGCTCCCTTCCATCATATACTTTATTGCGAAGCTTCTCGTCATCATCATTCTTCAATTCTGCAGAATAATAGCAGCGACGAACCACCGCATTGAACAGTACAGGAATACCACCCTTGGCACGGGTCTCATTTACATATCTGGCAAGGTTTGCATCAAAAGTAGATCCCGGATCAGTATGACGGTCAGGCATAGACTTCTCATCGTTATGCCCAAACTGGATAAACACATAATCACCTGGCTTTATTCTATCCAAAACCTTTTTCCATCTTCCTTCATTGATAAAGCTCAAAGAAGAACGACCATTAACAGCATGATTGTCAACAATCACCTTGTCATCAAAAAAGCCTTGCAATACCATCCCCCATCCTCGCTCTGGATTATTTCTAAAACCACCTTTCTCGGCAGCAGTAGAATCACCTATTACAAAAATCGTTGTTGTCTTTGTGCTGGATGTCATCAGCAACGCCAGTATGAATACACATAAAATAGCTTTTATTTTTTTCATTTGTCTGTAGTTTTTAGAAGTTACTAAAATTATAGTTAGGCATACACGCTAACACATAAAAAGCTCTCGCCCTGCCGCACTGCATATTCACATATACGAGCACGAGAGGACGAGAAAGAGAGTATTATTTATTTATTTTGGCTATCAATTCCTCGGCAGTAACCAAGGTTTGTTCGCCAGTTTCCATATTCTTAAGCGTAACCTTGCCCTGAGCCATCTCATTCTCACCTGCAAGCACCACAAACGGAATATTCTTGGCATTGGCATAGCTCATCTGCTTCTTCATCTTCGCCTTATCAGGGAAGATTTCGGTACGGATACCGGCTGCACGAGCTGCACTTACTATAGGCAGGCAGTAAGCTGTCTCCTTTTCACCGAAGTTGATAAACAGTACCTGAGTAGCATTTACAGCCTCCTTCGGATAAAGGTCGAGCGCACCTAACACATCATAAATACGGTCAGCACCAAAACTGATACCAACACCGCTCAAACCTGGCAAACCGAAAATGCCGGTGAGGTTGTCGTAACGACCACCACCTGTAATACTTCCCATTGGAGTATCAAGCGCCTTCACCTCGAAGATTGCACCTGTATAATAGTTCAAGCCACGAGCCAGAGTGAGATCCAGTTCTATCTCGTTGTTCAAGCCAAGAGTCTTCAAGGTATCGAGGATAAACTTGGTTTCCTCTACACCCTTCAAACCAACTTCTGAACCTTCGAGAACCTTCGCTATCACTTCAAGTTTCTCATCATTAGTTCCTGACAGTGAGATGATTGGCTGCAACTTCTCAATGGCATCTTCAGAAATGCCGTCATTGCGCAACTCTTCGTTTACATTGTCAAGTCCGATTTTATCAAGCTTATCGATGGCCACTGTGATATCTACAATCTTCTCAGCCTCGCCGATAACCTCTGCAATACCGGTAAGAATCTTGCGGTTATTAATCTTGATGCATACACGAACACCAAACTTAGTGAACACGGTATCAACAATCTGCATCAATTCGACCTCGTTCAGGAGAGAATCAGAGCCAACCACATCAGCATCACACTGATAGAACTCACGGTAACGTCCCTTCTGAGGGCGGTCTGCACGCCATACTGGCTGAATCTGATAACGTTTGAAAGGCATCTGCAACTCCTCGCGGTGCTGCACTACATAACGTGCGAAAGGAACGGTCAGGTCATAACGAAGACCCTTCTCACAAAGTTTCGCTGCTAATTTGAGTGATCCGAGAGAATGAATATCCTCATCGCTCACCTTATTCATATAGTCGCCTGAATTCAATATCTTAAAAAGCAGTTTATCACCCTCTTCACCATACTTGCCCATCAAAGTCTGAAGGGTTTCCATGGCAGGGGTTTCAATCTGCTGGAATCCATAAAGAGCATACACTTCCTTGATGGTGTTGAAGATGTAGTTGCGTTTCGCCATCTCAACAGGACCAAAATCTCTCGTGCCCTTTGGTATACTTGGTTTCTGAGCCATTTATTAATGTTTAATATGAATGTTAAATGTTTAATGTCTAGCGCCATGTAAACCCCTCAAAGTAAACATTAAACACTAAACATTAAACACTATATGATTTATTTGCGTACAATAGTCTGAGCACGGTCCGGACCGATAGAAATGATACCGATCTTAGTCTCAAGGAACTCTTCTACGAAAGCAATATAATCCTTGAACTCCTGTGGGAACTGATCTTCAGATGTGAACTTAGTCATATCTGTCTTCCAGCCCTTGAACTCCTTGTAAACAGGTTCTACATCATCGATTTCGTATGGGAAATCTGTTGTAACAGAACCATCCTTCAACTTATATGCCACGCATGCCTTGATGGTATCAAAGCCATCGAGCACGTCGCTCTTCATCATGATAAGCTCGGTAACACCATTCACCATGACAGAATACTTGAGCTGTACAAGATCGCACCAGCCACAACGACGCTCACGACCGGTAACAGCACCATACTCATGACCGAGGTCACGAATCTTGGCACCCGTCTCATCGAAAAGCTCTGTAGGGAATGGACCTGCACCAACACGTGTACAGTAAGCCTTCATGATACCATAAACATTGCCGATGCGGTTAGGGCCGACACCCAAACCTATGCAGGCACCTGCACAGATAGTATTAGAAGAAGTAACGAATGGATAAGAACCGAAATCAACATCGAGCATAGTACCCTGAGCACCCTCGCAGAGGATATCCTTACCAGAACGGAGCACCTTATTGATTTCTACCTCGCTATCAATAAGTTTAAACTGCTTCAAGTATTCGATGCCCTCCATCCAGGTCTTCTCAACCTCTGTAATATCGAAGTCGGTATAACCGAGACTTGCGATGGTTTTGAGATGAGCAGCCTTGTGAGCAGCATACTTCTCCTCGAAATTGTCAAGGATATCGCCTACGCGAAGACCGGTACGGCTAACCTTGTCAGTATAAGTAGGACCGATACCCTTACCAGTAGTACCTACCTTGTTCTTTCCCTTA of Segatella copri contains these proteins:
- a CDS encoding glycoside hydrolase family 10 protein yields the protein MKRLKAILMLVVAMMLMSSATMMAQNKREFRGAWIQCVNGQYLGKSTQQIQAMLTRQLDELQKDGVNAIIFQVRAECDALYKSDLEPWSKFLTGVQGKAPSPYWDPLQWMIEQCHNRGMELHAWINPYRAKHSVTSYEQVSPKNIVKRRPDLCFQYGKLTLLNPGLQAAADYICEVAVDIVSRYDVDGFHIDDYFYPYPEAGRQIPDQQLFRQQSRGMRNIGDWRRDNVSRFVKQLSESIHAVKPWVKFGVSPFGIYRNKRTDPNGSETFGLQNYDDLYADVLLWVNNGWIDYCVPQIYWEIGNRAADYKTLITWWNKHAGNRPLYIGEDIERTAKFADPVNPRSHQLPAKHRLHQQMRNVKGTVLWYAQTAADNVGNIGHTLRNNYWKYPALPPSMPFLDNKAPKGVKGVKLMWTEKGPLLVWKAPKASKKKWGDQVNRFAIYRFEKGAKVNLNDVSALQAVTYDNFYRIPYVSGKKYVYVVTALDRVGNESKGKKKKISF
- a CDS encoding trimeric intracellular cation channel family protein is translated as MIHGDPEFVLTLHSVIEFIGTFAFALSGIRLAASKHYDWLGGFVCGVAVAIGGGTIRDVMLGVRPFWMLSPIYLICTLFAQLVVIACHRYLKRLDNTWFLFDTLGLALFNIAGIQKSLECGFSFWVAIIMGCITGAAGGVIRDVLLNEEPVIFRKEIYAMACVAGGLAYWGLSYLGVSLYITVIVAFCVVCAIRLLAVRYHISLPKLRDEEQTVE
- a CDS encoding replication-associated recombination protein A codes for the protein MSEPLAERMRPHTLADYVGQQHLVGEGAVLRKMIDAGRISSFILWGPPGVGKTTLAQIVAHTIKVPFFTLSAVTSGVKDVREVIERAKSGRFFNSASPILFIDEIHRFSKSQQDSLLGAVEKGIVTLIGATTENPSFEVIRPLLSRCQLYVLKPLEKADLEGLLHRAITQDVELREKNIKLEETGALLRYSGGDARKLLNILELVVESAGSSEIVITDKMVEEQLQQNPLAYDKQGDMHYDIISAFIKSIRGSDPDAALYWMARMIEGGEDPQFIARRVVISASEDVGLANPNALLLANAAFDTVMKIGWPEARIALAEAVVYLATSPKSNSAYLGINDALATVRQTGNLPVPLHIRNAPTKLMKDLGYHDGYKYPHDYPGHFTEQQYLPDELKDARFWHAQHSPSEERLYNWMVTCWGERFKN
- a CDS encoding rhamnogalacturonan acetylesterase, whose protein sequence is MKKIKAILCVFILALLMTSSTKTTTIFVIGDSTAAEKGGFRNNPERGWGMVLQGFFDDKVIVDNHAVNGRSSLSFINEGRWKKVLDRIKPGDYVFIQFGHNDEKSMPDRHTDPGSTFDANLARYVNETRAKGGIPVLFNAVVRRCYYSAELKNDDDEKLRNKVYDGREQINSDTLIDTHGAYVIAPRNVAKQLNVPFVDATKITHDIETGMGIEGSRKLHMWFMPGENPQVPKGKKDNTHYNVYGARVVAGALADAVAEQVPALKSHVCHYDYVVSAEGRGNFMDLQKAVDAVPVGKKAVVRVLGGEWKKPIIAKGKKIKFVKSFGAKIK
- the hisS gene encoding histidine--tRNA ligase, which encodes MAQKPSIPKGTRDFGPVEMAKRNYIFNTIKEVYALYGFQQIETPAMETLQTLMGKYGEEGDKLLFKILNSGDYMNKVSDEDIHSLGSLKLAAKLCEKGLRYDLTVPFARYVVQHREELQMPFKRYQIQPVWRADRPQKGRYREFYQCDADVVGSDSLLNEVELMQIVDTVFTKFGVRVCIKINNRKILTGIAEVIGEAEKIVDITVAIDKLDKIGLDNVNEELRNDGISEDAIEKLQPIISLSGTNDEKLEVIAKVLEGSEVGLKGVEETKFILDTLKTLGLNNEIELDLTLARGLNYYTGAIFEVKALDTPMGSITGGGRYDNLTGIFGLPGLSGVGISFGADRIYDVLGALDLYPKEAVNATQVLFINFGEKETAYCLPIVSAARAAGIRTEIFPDKAKMKKQMSYANAKNIPFVVLAGENEMAQGKVTLKNMETGEQTLVTAEELIAKINK
- a CDS encoding adenylosuccinate synthase; translation: MNTGKVDVLLGLQWGDEGKGKVVDVLTPKYDVIARFQGGPNAGHTLEFEGEKYVLRSIPSGIFQGGKVNIIGNGVVLAPDLFMGEAKDLEKSGHDLKSRLYISKKAHLIMPTHRVLDAAIEASKGKNKVGTTGKGIGPTYTDKVSRTGLRVGDILDNFEEKYAAHKAAHLKTIASLGYTDFDITEVEKTWMEGIEYLKQFKLIDSEVEINKVLRSGKDILCEGAQGTMLDVDFGSYPFVTSSNTICAGACIGLGVGPNRIGNVYGIMKAYCTRVGAGPFPTELFDETGAKIRDLGHEYGAVTGRERRCGWCDLVQLKYSVMVNGVTELIMMKSDVLDGFDTIKACVAYKLKDGSVTTDFPYEIDDVEPVYKEFKGWKTDMTKFTSEDQFPQEFKDYIAFVEEFLETKIGIISIGPDRAQTIVRK